From the genome of Candidatus Rokuibacteriota bacterium, one region includes:
- a CDS encoding C1 family peptidase — MPKIPVSQDQLDAHPDTLDFRDKMYVPTLVEVPTRIPLEQYQAYYKNKKVPVLDQGKEGACTGFGLAAVANFLLQQRRVVPDSTLVSPRMLYEMARRYDEWPGEAYSGSSARGAMKGWHKHGVCAKTLWPYDANKPGGTLTHPRALNAAGRPLGAYFRVNHEEMVAMHSALAEVGILYATGTVHKGWGQIGADGVIPFTVEALGGHAFAIVGYDERGFWIQNSWTETWGKGGFALITYDDWLANGTDVWVGRLGAPVILTQPKKNTKGYASLSTSSDFSFTDLRPHIISVGNDGFLRPDGTFGTTEADVKTLFAQDLPRITSGWAKKRLLLYAHGGLVGENDALQRVEEYRKPLLEAQVYPLAFIWKTDFLTTLRNILQDALARRRPEGLLDAGKDFMLDRLDDTLEPLAREAGKPLWSEMKENALLATTQDKGGARLVLTELAKLLAADPAWDIHVAGHSAGSIFMAPLVQLWCGKGTIDSGPTKGLTGLGGKIASLTLWAPACTMDLFDEAYLPSIQDKSVKRFSLFTLKDAAEQDDDCANIYHKSLLYLVSNAFEDKSGLFFADGEPLLGLERFIIDQRDVFQVPTETEVKKTNPPMVPLFGVPAAQWVRSPNGLPEGESANASHARHHGDFDDDKATVLSTLARITLTRGGVGQAAVEFAPSASTLRDRRRTLV; from the coding sequence ATGCCCAAGATCCCCGTCAGCCAGGACCAGCTCGACGCCCATCCCGACACGCTCGATTTCCGGGACAAGATGTATGTGCCCACGCTGGTCGAGGTGCCCACGCGCATACCGCTCGAGCAATACCAGGCGTACTACAAGAACAAGAAGGTGCCTGTGCTGGACCAGGGCAAGGAGGGCGCCTGCACCGGTTTCGGCCTCGCCGCCGTGGCCAACTTTCTCTTGCAGCAGCGGCGCGTCGTCCCGGATTCCACGCTGGTCAGCCCGCGCATGCTGTACGAGATGGCCCGCCGCTATGACGAATGGCCGGGCGAAGCGTATTCCGGCTCCAGCGCCCGCGGCGCGATGAAGGGCTGGCACAAGCACGGTGTGTGCGCCAAGACGCTCTGGCCCTACGACGCCAACAAGCCGGGCGGCACGTTGACGCACCCCCGGGCGCTCAACGCGGCCGGGCGGCCGCTCGGCGCGTATTTCCGGGTCAACCACGAAGAGATGGTCGCCATGCACAGCGCCCTGGCGGAGGTCGGCATTCTCTATGCCACGGGCACGGTGCATAAAGGCTGGGGCCAGATCGGCGCGGACGGCGTCATTCCCTTCACCGTCGAGGCCCTGGGCGGCCACGCCTTCGCCATCGTCGGCTACGACGAGCGGGGCTTCTGGATCCAGAATTCCTGGACCGAGACGTGGGGCAAAGGCGGCTTTGCCTTGATCACCTACGACGACTGGCTGGCCAATGGCACCGATGTCTGGGTGGGCCGTCTCGGCGCGCCCGTGATCTTGACCCAGCCAAAGAAGAACACGAAGGGGTACGCCAGCCTGAGCACGAGCTCTGATTTTTCCTTCACCGATCTGCGGCCGCACATCATCAGCGTGGGCAATGACGGCTTCCTCCGCCCTGACGGTACGTTCGGCACCACGGAGGCCGACGTGAAAACGCTCTTCGCACAGGATCTGCCCCGCATCACGTCGGGCTGGGCCAAGAAGCGGTTGTTGCTCTACGCGCACGGCGGGCTGGTGGGGGAGAACGATGCGCTGCAGCGCGTCGAAGAGTATCGCAAACCGCTGCTCGAGGCGCAGGTCTATCCGCTGGCCTTTATCTGGAAGACGGATTTCTTGACCACGTTGCGAAACATCCTGCAGGACGCGCTGGCCCGCCGCCGCCCGGAGGGCCTACTGGACGCCGGGAAAGATTTCATGCTCGACCGCCTCGACGACACGCTCGAACCGCTGGCCCGGGAGGCGGGCAAGCCGCTCTGGAGCGAGATGAAGGAAAACGCGCTGCTCGCCACGACGCAAGACAAAGGCGGCGCCCGGCTCGTCCTCACCGAGCTGGCCAAGTTGCTCGCGGCCGACCCGGCCTGGGACATTCATGTGGCCGGCCACAGCGCCGGGAGCATCTTCATGGCGCCCCTCGTACAACTCTGGTGTGGCAAGGGGACGATCGATAGCGGGCCCACGAAAGGCCTCACCGGGCTGGGCGGCAAGATTGCCTCGCTCACGCTCTGGGCCCCGGCCTGCACCATGGACCTGTTTGACGAGGCCTACCTGCCCTCGATCCAGGACAAGTCGGTCAAGCGGTTCTCTCTCTTCACCCTCAAGGACGCGGCAGAGCAGGATGACGATTGCGCCAACATCTATCACAAGTCGTTGCTCTATCTCGTCTCCAACGCCTTCGAGGACAAGTCCGGGCTGTTCTTTGCGGACGGTGAGCCATTGCTGGGGCTGGAGCGGTTCATCATCGACCAGCGGGACGTGTTCCAGGTTCCCACCGAGACCGAGGTCAAGAAGACAAACCCGCCGATGGTCCCGCTCTTCGGTGTGCCGGCGGCCCAATGGGTCCGCAGCCCGAACGGGCTGCCCGAGGGGGAATCGGCCAACGCCTCGCACGCCCGGCATCACGGCGATTTCGACGACGACAAGGCCACCGTGCTCTCGACCCTCGCCCGCATCACCCTCACCCGCGGCGGAGTCGGCCAGGCGGCGGTCGAATTCGCGCCTTCGGCCTCCACGCTGCGGGATCGTCGGCGGACGCTGGTGTAG
- a CDS encoding DUF2339 domain-containing protein produces the protein MSDYPATHHPPTKSEWTSIGVHFFSWAAGIALVLAAVFLFRSSDGHPWLRAGLGLGTGVALVVVAERWIAAKYRVTANALDAAGIGILYATLYAMHARWALVPLVVAFIGMLLVTAAAVALATRRGSMFVAILGLLGGFVSAFLLSSTENYPLAVFSCLLALNIGIAWLAARKGWWLLSALSVILTALYEWGWALQAINVGLLPLAAGIFAVFAVVGTVSLWYGRPDDCPAGVRWIAAAAAHLPLLFAVYVAAHLNYGPQYNVLFAFLLIVDAGLLAIVWRGGPKWLHAAGGAATLITFIVWLRVSYTHASWRWLLLWLALFIALYLAKVTPFAGLLFGVFIGIGIREPQQWGAIIMAMLVMLAAVLVVAIGHGRPIVAAIAIALSCVTLMTLHPPLWMLIALHALLFAALFAVAWVSEHHVLAILAVPFFVAMVITAYSPAQWAQYSVWTLLAIAVVPYLLFVAYPLALGARAKASLDPSIAAGLASLFMFVIAWMTRSAVDAQHRWLIGLVPLAEGVVMAVLLWRALKFDPREPRITLLASLTLACFNVALPMLLPEGWLVALWAIEVAALVWTFTRFRHPVLVVWATGPAVVVFFRLAFDSDLYVFWTVYVVCGLAMFAAAYLIRLDIPVLQRIFSVAGLFELWFLINIMIANSFHSANGALNFDFATSQAGENVWYTVTWALIATGLLILGFLIRWPAARGAALALLVAAVLKAFVFDLPHLGGVYLAASLFGLGASLVVVGITLQKFTTGRSAGVPPAG, from the coding sequence ATGAGCGACTACCCGGCCACGCATCACCCGCCGACGAAGAGCGAGTGGACGTCGATCGGCGTCCACTTCTTCTCCTGGGCTGCCGGCATCGCGCTGGTGCTCGCGGCGGTGTTCCTCTTCCGCTCCTCGGACGGACATCCATGGCTGCGCGCCGGACTCGGACTCGGCACCGGAGTCGCGCTGGTCGTCGTTGCCGAGCGATGGATCGCGGCGAAGTACCGCGTAACCGCGAACGCGCTCGACGCCGCGGGGATCGGAATTCTCTACGCGACGCTCTACGCGATGCACGCGCGGTGGGCGCTCGTCCCGCTGGTGGTGGCGTTCATCGGGATGCTGCTGGTCACTGCGGCCGCGGTGGCTCTCGCCACGCGCCGCGGTTCGATGTTCGTCGCCATCCTCGGCCTGCTGGGCGGTTTCGTCAGCGCCTTCCTGTTGTCTTCGACCGAGAACTATCCGCTCGCGGTTTTCTCGTGCCTTTTGGCCCTCAACATCGGCATCGCCTGGCTTGCCGCGCGGAAAGGCTGGTGGCTGCTCAGCGCGCTGAGCGTCATCCTGACGGCGCTCTACGAATGGGGATGGGCGCTGCAGGCGATCAACGTCGGTCTTCTGCCGCTCGCCGCGGGGATCTTTGCCGTGTTCGCGGTGGTGGGGACCGTTTCGCTCTGGTACGGGCGGCCGGACGATTGTCCGGCCGGGGTTCGATGGATCGCCGCCGCGGCCGCGCATCTCCCGCTCCTTTTCGCCGTCTACGTTGCGGCGCATCTGAACTACGGCCCACAGTACAACGTCCTGTTCGCGTTCCTGCTGATCGTCGACGCCGGGCTTCTGGCGATCGTCTGGCGCGGCGGTCCGAAGTGGCTGCACGCGGCGGGCGGCGCCGCCACGCTGATCACGTTCATCGTCTGGCTGCGCGTCTCGTACACGCACGCGTCGTGGCGGTGGTTGCTGCTGTGGCTCGCGCTCTTCATCGCGCTCTATCTCGCCAAGGTCACGCCGTTCGCGGGGCTGCTCTTCGGCGTTTTCATCGGGATCGGCATTCGCGAGCCGCAGCAGTGGGGCGCAATCATCATGGCAATGCTTGTGATGCTGGCGGCCGTTCTCGTCGTCGCCATCGGACACGGAAGGCCGATCGTCGCCGCGATCGCCATCGCCTTGTCGTGCGTCACGCTGATGACGCTCCATCCGCCGCTGTGGATGCTGATCGCCTTGCACGCCCTCCTCTTCGCCGCGCTCTTCGCGGTGGCCTGGGTTTCCGAGCACCACGTGCTTGCCATTCTGGCCGTCCCGTTCTTCGTGGCGATGGTCATTACCGCGTACTCGCCGGCGCAATGGGCGCAGTACTCGGTCTGGACGCTGCTGGCGATCGCCGTCGTGCCGTACCTCCTCTTCGTCGCCTATCCGCTGGCGCTCGGCGCGCGAGCAAAGGCCTCGCTCGATCCGTCCATCGCCGCGGGTCTGGCCAGTCTCTTCATGTTCGTCATCGCCTGGATGACGCGCTCCGCCGTCGACGCGCAGCATCGCTGGTTGATCGGCCTGGTGCCGCTGGCTGAGGGCGTGGTCATGGCCGTTCTGTTGTGGCGCGCCCTGAAGTTCGACCCGCGCGAGCCGCGCATCACGCTGCTCGCATCGCTCACGCTGGCGTGCTTCAACGTCGCCCTTCCCATGCTGTTGCCGGAGGGATGGCTCGTCGCCCTCTGGGCGATTGAGGTCGCGGCGCTGGTCTGGACCTTCACGCGGTTCCGTCATCCCGTATTGGTGGTGTGGGCGACCGGACCGGCTGTGGTGGTGTTCTTCCGTCTGGCCTTCGATTCCGACCTGTACGTCTTCTGGACCGTCTACGTCGTCTGCGGCCTGGCGATGTTCGCCGCGGCGTACCTCATTCGCCTCGACATTCCCGTGCTGCAGCGGATCTTCTCCGTGGCCGGGCTCTTCGAGCTCTGGTTCCTGATCAACATCATGATCGCGAACAGCTTCCACTCCGCGAACGGCGCTTTGAATTTCGACTTCGCGACTTCGCAGGCGGGGGAGAACGTCTGGTACACGGTCACCTGGGCGCTGATCGCCACCGGCCTTCTGATCCTCGGCTTCCTCATTCGCTGGCCCGCTGCGCGCGGAGCGGCGCTCGCGCTGCTCGTGGCGGCCGTTCTCAAGGCGTTCGTGTTCGACCTGCCGCATCTCGGCGGTGTCTATCTCGCGGCGTCGCTGTTCGGTCTCGGCGCGTCGCTCGTCGTCGTTGGCATCACCCTGCAGAAATTCACGACGGGACGGAGCGCCGGCGTCCCGCCGGCTGGCTAG
- a CDS encoding cytochrome c: MDRWRRRFWILLAIVVGVPLLIGIMLAMRFLPDRPVTYANIEDHFKYGSTGGERNAGFPLWMWKALPVVFADKLPKNGGVGYEAFGMVYEDDERGRRRELPVGMMQRRNLGIDRVFVNCAVCHATTVREAPDKPRKVYVAMGAAHFDLGLLEKFLTDIVVDERFTADVLVPAIEKQSGGRLSLLDRYLVYPVAVALARERLLMLRDRFFPMDLESWGPGRVDTWNSAKAGLNFNISLLPEHERRGATDFPSIWNQRKRKHRDDGKPMALHWTGNNTEVNERNLSAAFGTGATPATVDHAAIERLQNWLLDAAPPPFPFPIDTAKAARGAVVYREYCASCHGKSGQDFSGLYVGHVTPIDVVGTDPDHYVSYTYELSASQNTLYAGTPYRFTHFRKTAGYANAPLDGIWLRGPYLHNGSVPTLRELLDPPTRRPTFYRGYDVLDPVRVGFISDVPEEKGRKFTVYETNKPTKSNRGHTFGANLPSADKDAIVEYMKTF, from the coding sequence ATGGACCGATGGCGCCGGCGTTTCTGGATCCTGCTCGCGATCGTCGTGGGCGTACCGTTGCTCATCGGAATCATGCTGGCCATGCGTTTCCTGCCGGACCGGCCGGTGACGTACGCCAACATCGAGGACCACTTCAAGTACGGCTCGACCGGCGGCGAGCGCAACGCCGGATTCCCGTTGTGGATGTGGAAGGCCTTACCGGTCGTGTTCGCGGACAAGCTCCCGAAGAACGGCGGTGTGGGCTACGAGGCCTTCGGCATGGTGTACGAGGACGACGAGCGCGGCCGGCGCAGAGAGCTGCCGGTCGGCATGATGCAGCGCCGCAACCTCGGCATCGATCGCGTGTTCGTCAACTGCGCCGTCTGCCACGCCACTACCGTGCGCGAGGCGCCGGACAAGCCGCGAAAGGTCTACGTCGCCATGGGGGCGGCACACTTCGATCTCGGGCTGCTCGAAAAGTTCCTGACCGACATCGTTGTGGACGAGCGCTTCACCGCGGACGTCCTCGTCCCGGCCATCGAGAAGCAGTCCGGCGGGAGACTCAGTTTGCTCGACCGGTATCTGGTCTATCCGGTGGCCGTCGCCCTCGCGCGCGAGCGGCTGTTGATGCTGCGCGATCGTTTCTTCCCCATGGACCTCGAGTCGTGGGGGCCGGGACGCGTGGACACGTGGAACTCGGCGAAGGCGGGACTGAACTTCAATATCAGCCTGCTGCCGGAGCACGAGCGGCGCGGCGCGACTGATTTCCCATCGATCTGGAACCAGCGCAAGCGCAAGCATCGTGACGACGGCAAGCCGATGGCGCTGCACTGGACCGGCAACAACACCGAGGTCAATGAGCGCAACTTGAGTGCCGCCTTCGGCACCGGCGCCACGCCGGCGACCGTCGACCATGCGGCGATCGAACGCCTGCAGAATTGGCTGCTGGATGCGGCCCCGCCGCCGTTCCCGTTTCCCATCGACACGGCGAAGGCCGCTCGCGGCGCGGTGGTCTACAGGGAGTACTGCGCGAGCTGCCACGGCAAGAGCGGCCAGGACTTCAGCGGCCTGTACGTCGGACACGTCACGCCGATCGACGTCGTCGGCACCGATCCCGACCACTACGTCTCGTACACGTACGAGCTGAGCGCGAGCCAGAACACCCTTTACGCCGGCACGCCGTATCGATTCACCCATTTCCGCAAGACGGCCGGTTACGCCAACGCGCCGCTTGACGGCATCTGGCTGCGCGGCCCGTACCTGCACAACGGATCGGTGCCGACGCTGCGCGAGCTCCTCGATCCGCCGACGCGGCGGCCCACGTTCTACCGCGGCTATGACGTCCTCGACCCGGTGAGGGTTGGTTTCATCAGCGACGTGCCGGAGGAGAAGGGACGCAAGTTCACCGTCTACGAGACCAATAAGCCGACCAAATCGAACCGCGGCCACACTTTCGGCGCGAACCTGCCGTCCGCGGACAAAGACGCGATCGTCGAGTACATGAAAACGTTTTGA
- a CDS encoding GMC family oxidoreductase N-terminal domain-containing protein produces MQATGQADCEYVVVGSGAGGGTVAARLAEAGRSVVLLEAGGDPKQLAGGDPVDPGGNRLPDDYDVPAFHGFAAENDALSWNFFVRHYGSDPLQRRDPKYRETWDGKRVDGVLYPRAGTLGGCTAHNAMIMLYPHDADWDDIASLTGDRSWDSGHMRTYFQRLENCQHRWPYRWLAKLGIDPTRHGWKGWLHTEKAIPESMLDDRALIKVIKKSAHEVLLQDGQPLRGARWLVQGQLDLNDWRLVKENAVGIGYMPLTTRHHARMGSRERVLETARRYPGRLKLELNALATRVLLDDQNRAIGVEYLRGERLYRAHRRPSGGGGERREVRASREVILAGGAFNTPQLLMLSGIGPRETLQRHGIDVRVDLPGVGKNLQDRYEVSVVNRMNFDQWEVLKGATFAKGDPHYRQWADRGQGVYATNGAVLGIVKRSASTRPLPDLFCMALLGRFQGYFPGYSRALAEQLNYLSWTIVKAHTNNRAGEVTLRSADPRETPAINFRYFEEGSDSAGEDLDSVVDAVKFARSVTRGIQHNRLIGAEEVPGAHVRSDDEIKDFIRNNAWGHHASCTCPIGARERDGVLGSDFRVHGTRGLRVADASVFPRIPGFFIASAVYMIGEKAADVLLADPEGGSR; encoded by the coding sequence GTGCAGGCCACCGGTCAGGCCGACTGCGAGTACGTCGTCGTGGGCTCGGGCGCGGGCGGCGGGACCGTGGCCGCGCGTCTTGCCGAGGCCGGACGCTCGGTCGTCTTGCTCGAGGCGGGCGGTGACCCGAAGCAGCTCGCCGGCGGCGATCCGGTCGATCCCGGCGGAAACCGGCTGCCCGACGACTATGACGTTCCCGCGTTCCACGGCTTCGCAGCTGAAAACGACGCGCTGAGCTGGAACTTCTTCGTCCGCCACTACGGCAGCGACCCGCTGCAGCGCCGGGACCCCAAGTACCGCGAGACCTGGGATGGCAAGCGCGTCGACGGGGTTCTGTATCCGCGGGCCGGGACCTTGGGGGGCTGCACCGCCCACAACGCCATGATCATGCTCTATCCGCACGACGCCGACTGGGACGATATCGCGAGCCTCACCGGCGACCGCTCGTGGGACTCCGGGCACATGCGCACCTACTTCCAGCGGCTGGAGAACTGCCAGCACCGATGGCCGTATCGATGGCTCGCCAAGCTCGGCATCGACCCCACGCGCCACGGCTGGAAGGGGTGGCTACACACCGAGAAGGCAATCCCCGAGTCCATGCTCGACGACCGGGCCCTGATCAAGGTGATTAAGAAGTCCGCCCACGAAGTCCTCTTGCAGGATGGGCAGCCGCTCCGGGGCGCGCGCTGGCTGGTGCAGGGGCAGCTCGACCTGAACGACTGGCGGCTGGTGAAAGAGAATGCCGTCGGAATCGGGTACATGCCGCTTACGACCCGCCATCACGCGCGGATGGGCTCGCGGGAGCGCGTCCTCGAGACGGCACGGCGATATCCCGGCCGGCTCAAGCTCGAGCTGAACGCGCTGGCGACCCGCGTGCTGCTCGACGACCAGAACCGGGCGATCGGGGTCGAATACCTCCGCGGTGAACGGCTCTACCGCGCGCACCGCCGACCGAGCGGCGGAGGGGGCGAGCGTCGCGAGGTCCGCGCCTCGCGGGAGGTCATCCTGGCGGGCGGGGCCTTCAATACACCGCAGCTGCTGATGCTCTCCGGCATTGGTCCGCGAGAGACGCTGCAGCGCCACGGGATCGACGTCCGGGTGGATCTTCCCGGCGTGGGCAAGAACCTCCAGGACCGCTACGAGGTCAGCGTGGTGAACCGGATGAACTTCGACCAGTGGGAGGTGCTGAAGGGCGCCACGTTCGCGAAGGGTGATCCTCACTACCGTCAGTGGGCGGACCGGGGGCAAGGCGTGTACGCGACCAACGGAGCGGTCCTCGGCATCGTCAAGCGCTCCGCTTCGACCAGGCCGCTCCCGGACCTGTTTTGCATGGCGCTGCTGGGGCGGTTCCAGGGCTATTTCCCTGGCTACTCGCGGGCCCTGGCCGAGCAGCTCAACTATCTGAGTTGGACGATCGTCAAGGCGCACACGAACAATCGGGCGGGCGAGGTGACGCTGCGCTCCGCGGATCCGCGCGAGACACCGGCCATCAACTTCCGGTATTTCGAGGAGGGCAGCGATTCAGCGGGAGAGGATCTCGACTCGGTGGTCGACGCCGTCAAGTTCGCTCGCAGCGTGACCAGGGGCATCCAGCACAATCGGCTGATCGGCGCTGAGGAAGTGCCCGGCGCGCACGTCCGGTCGGACGACGAGATCAAGGACTTCATCCGCAACAACGCCTGGGGGCACCACGCCTCCTGCACCTGCCCGATCGGAGCGAGAGAGCGAGACGGCGTGCTCGGCTCCGACTTCCGGGTGCACGGTACACGCGGCCTGCGCGTGGCGGACGCCTCCGTGTTCCCGCGGATCCCGGGCTTCTTCATCGCCAGCGCGGTCTACATGATCGGCGAGAAGGCGGCGGATGTCCTCCTCGCCGACCCGGAGGGCGGGTCCCGGTGA
- a CDS encoding ABC transporter substrate-binding protein translates to MNRRVAVVGLLALLLTWLPGHGHAESVLRVGMTAANVPVTFGQPDNGFEGFRFIGYTIYDALINWDLSSSDKPTGLVPGLAQSWAVDAKDKTKWTFHLRKGVKFHDGSEFTADAVIFNFDKLFKKDSPQYDARQASLVNFRIPSVKSYRKVDTYTVEFTTNEPDAFFPFQICYIVYASPQQWAKTGKDWSKFAFEPSGTGPWKLTKLAPRERAELARNAAYWDKKRVPKADKLVLIPIPEATTRTAALLSGQVDWIEAPSPDAVPRLKSAGMQIITNVYPHIWSYHLSRLPDSPWNDIRVRKAANLAVDRAGLTQLLGGLMAAAKGHMPVGDPWFGRPSFDLKYDPAQAKALLAQAGYSPSRPVKAKILISASGSGQMQPLPMNEFIQQNFKDVGIEVEFVVMEWQSLLDQWRAGAKAPANPGGHAINVSYATQEPFSAFTRLVYGPLHAPDGVNWGWLSDPKLDDLLEKAKKSFDPEQRDRYLAEVHTYEVDNALFVWVAHDLNPRALSPKVKGFVQARNWFQDLTPVTVAQ, encoded by the coding sequence ATGAACAGACGAGTTGCGGTCGTAGGGCTGTTGGCCCTTCTTCTGACGTGGCTGCCTGGGCACGGCCACGCGGAATCCGTGCTGCGGGTGGGCATGACGGCTGCCAATGTTCCGGTGACGTTCGGCCAGCCGGACAATGGATTCGAAGGTTTCCGATTCATCGGCTACACGATTTACGACGCGCTGATCAACTGGGACCTGAGTTCGTCGGACAAGCCCACCGGCCTTGTCCCCGGCCTGGCCCAGTCCTGGGCGGTGGATGCCAAGGACAAGACCAAGTGGACGTTCCATCTGCGCAAGGGCGTGAAGTTCCATGACGGATCGGAGTTCACGGCCGACGCGGTGATCTTCAACTTCGACAAGCTGTTCAAGAAGGACTCGCCCCAGTACGACGCGCGGCAGGCGTCGCTGGTCAACTTCCGCATTCCTTCGGTGAAGAGCTACCGCAAGGTAGACACGTACACGGTGGAGTTCACCACCAACGAGCCCGACGCCTTCTTCCCCTTCCAGATCTGTTACATCGTCTACGCAAGCCCCCAACAGTGGGCCAAGACGGGCAAGGACTGGAGCAAGTTCGCCTTCGAGCCGTCGGGGACGGGCCCCTGGAAGCTGACCAAGCTGGCACCGCGTGAGCGGGCCGAGCTGGCGCGCAATGCGGCCTACTGGGACAAGAAGCGCGTGCCCAAGGCGGATAAGCTGGTGCTGATTCCCATACCTGAAGCCACCACGCGCACCGCCGCCCTGCTCTCCGGGCAGGTGGACTGGATCGAGGCGCCCTCGCCTGATGCGGTGCCGCGGCTGAAGTCCGCCGGCATGCAGATCATCACCAATGTGTACCCGCACATCTGGTCCTATCACCTGAGCCGGCTGCCCGACTCCCCCTGGAACGATATCCGGGTGCGCAAGGCGGCCAACCTGGCGGTGGACCGCGCCGGGCTTACTCAGTTGCTCGGCGGGCTGATGGCGGCCGCCAAGGGCCACATGCCGGTGGGGGATCCCTGGTTTGGCCGTCCCAGCTTCGATCTGAAATACGATCCGGCACAGGCCAAGGCGTTGCTGGCACAAGCCGGCTATAGCCCGAGCCGTCCGGTCAAGGCCAAGATCCTGATTTCAGCCAGCGGCTCGGGACAGATGCAACCCCTGCCCATGAATGAGTTCATCCAGCAGAACTTCAAGGACGTGGGCATCGAGGTGGAGTTTGTCGTGATGGAGTGGCAGAGCCTGCTGGATCAGTGGCGGGCTGGAGCCAAGGCGCCGGCGAATCCCGGCGGACATGCCATCAACGTCAGCTACGCCACCCAGGAGCCCTTCAGTGCGTTCACGCGGTTGGTCTACGGTCCGCTGCACGCGCCCGACGGCGTCAACTGGGGCTGGTTAAGCGATCCTAAGCTCGATGACCTGTTGGAAAAGGCCAAGAAGTCGTTCGATCCCGAGCAGCGCGACCGCTACCTGGCCGAGGTGCACACCTACGAGGTGGACAATGCGCTGTTCGTGTGGGTGGCCCACGACCTCAACCCGCGCGCCCTCTCCCCAAAGGTGAAAGGATTCGTGCAGGCACGCAACTGGTTCCAGGACCTCACCCCGGTCACAGTGGCCCAATAG